The segment ACGTTCTTTCCTTTAGATATTACCTCTGCATAATCTTCTCTAGTAAAGGCTAGTGAAAATGCTCTTCTTACATTTACATTACTGAATAACTTATCTTTTTGATTAAAGAAAGTATATCCTGTTGTTGGTAAATAGCCTTTTATATTGTCGAACTTACCAGTCTTATTATATTTCTCTATCCATTCTTTTTTAGAAACTCCTAAAGTATCTAATTGTCCACTATACAAAGCATTATTCATAGCAGTTTCATCTTTTATAATTTTAAAAGTAGCTTTTTGTAGTTTAACTGAATCTTTATCCCAATATTTTTCATTCTTCTCTAAAACTACTTCACTTTGATGTGTCCAGCTCTTCATAACAAATGGTCCACAGTAAACTTCAAGAGTTTCTGCTTCAGTACCATATTTTTCACCATGTTTTTCAACTATATCCTGTCTTAAAGGTAAGAATAATTTAAAATAAGTTAAATCTAGGAAATATGGGCAAGGCTGTTTTAAAGTAAATTCAAGTGTATTATCGTCTACTGCCTTTACTCCTACAGCATCTGCACTGCCTTTTCCTGCATTATATTCATCTGCTCCCTTTATTGGTGATAACAAAAATGCATAGCTTGAACCTGTTTCAGGTGCTAAAGTTCTTTTTAGTGAATAAACGAAGTCTTTAGCTGTAACTTTCTTTCCATCACTCCAGTTATAGTCTCTTAAATGGAAAGTCCAAACTGTTCCTTCATCATTATGTTCCCATTTTTCAGCTCCAGCTGGTTTTATTACATCTTTTCCATCAACTTGCTCAACTCTTGTAAGTCCTTCATAAACTTCTCCTAGAACTTCTGAAGAGTAAACATCATTAGATCTTGATAAATCCAAAGATTTAGGCTCAACATATATAAGATTTAAATATTGGTCTTTATCCATTTTAACTTCTTCTTTTGGTTTTTCCTTATCTTTAGGTGCATCTCCATTAGTTTTATTACTTTTACATCCAATCATTCCTGTAGACATAATTAAAGTTACGCCTATAACTAATGA is part of the Haloimpatiens sp. FM7315 genome and harbors:
- a CDS encoding peptide ABC transporter substrate-binding protein, whose protein sequence is MKTKKLLSLVIGVTLIMSTGMIGCKSNKTNGDAPKDKEKPKEEVKMDKDQYLNLIYVEPKSLDLSRSNDVYSSEVLGEVYEGLTRVEQVDGKDVIKPAGAEKWEHNDEGTVWTFHLRDYNWSDGKKVTAKDFVYSLKRTLAPETGSSYAFLLSPIKGADEYNAGKGSADAVGVKAVDDNTLEFTLKQPCPYFLDLTYFKLFLPLRQDIVEKHGEKYGTEAETLEVYCGPFVMKSWTHQSEVVLEKNEKYWDKDSVKLQKATFKIIKDETAMNNALYSGQLDTLGVSKKEWIEKYNKTGKFDNIKGYLPTTGYTFFNQKDKLFSNVNVRRAFSLAFTREDYAEVISKGKNVPAYGWCPPSVQIGGIDFRESVGEEPIKKLAEENPDPKELLVKGLKELGMDPDPSKLTVNFLMAGTDQWYRTLAEYEQEMYKKTLGINVKAEYVEWGIFQKRTDELKYQVGSMAWTGDYNDPNTFFDMWMTGAGIVPTGWSNKKYDDLIKKAMSTLDNEERLAAYKEAEKILLVEDATIVPTTYSRRNTYRYKYVKNLMTPLFGTGIEFKYAYTDGRGK